The genomic DNA GCGGTTATCAATTGATGGTGGCGAATGATGTGTTGCGCGGGCGCTTCCGCCAGGGTTTTGAAAAACCGTTGCCGATTGTGCCGAACGCGGTCAACGAATACACGATTGATCTGCATCACCTGGATCACCGCTTTCTGAAAGGCCACAAAATCATGGTGCAAGTGCAGAGCACTTGGTTCCCGGTGATTGACCGCAATCCGCAAAAATTCGTGCCGAATATCTTTCAAGCCAAAGACGCTGATTACGTCAGCGCAACGCAGCGCATTTACCGGTCAAAGATTGCGCCGTCGCATTTGCGCGTGCCGGTGGTGAAGTAACCCTGGGTACGCATCGCTTCCAGCGTGCAGACTTGGGGTGAGATCGAATGCTGCCGGAAGGTAATCCCTTCGGCGTTGCTTGGTCTGCTGCCGAGACTGCACGCAAGGATGCGTGCGTACCCAGGCTGGCAATCACGCTTCAATTCCCCGCACCGCTTTCAATTTGCGCGTCGCCAAAATCGAATACACACGATTGATGCGCCTCTCGGCGTCCAGCCCCAGCAGCATTGCCGTGCGCGGCGCATAGCCCGCTTGCGGCACAAGCGCTTCGGTCACCAGCGCGGGCAGGCCGTTGAGAAAGCGCATTTCCACACGCCAATTCGTGCCCGCCTGTTTGACCACGGTGCGATAAAACAACAGCACTTTGTCGCGCCCGGCAATGGGCTTGCGCGCCGCGTGGAATTCGCCGCCGCCATCGCTCAAACCGCAGACATCATCCACCAACAAGGTTTCAATCCCGCTGACATCGTTGCTGCGCAAACATTGCAAGAAGCGTTCGAGCGCCTGCCCGGCTTGTTGTTGCAATGAACGCGTCGGCACACAGCGCGCCTGTTCGTAAGCACGCATGGCCCGGCGCGCGCGCAGATGCGTCGTCTTGACGTTGGCTTCGCTCACGCCCAAGGCAGCGGCGGTCTCGCGCAACGAATAATCAAAGACATCGCGCAACAGCAACACCGCGCGTTGCAGCGGCGTCAATGCCTCCAACGCCAGCAGAAAAGCAAACGAAACGCTTTCGAGCATGTCATAGCGCGCCGCCGGATTGCCCGCTGCGTCCGCCGGCTCAAACGCGGGCGGCGCGCTTTCATGGCCCGTTTCGATGGGCGCGGGCAACCACGCACCTTCATACGGCTGCCGCCGCCTGTGCCGCAACAGATCGCGGCCCAGATTGACCGCCACGCGCACCAGCCACGGACGCCACGGCTCGTCGGTGCGCGCGGGCGGATGCTTCAGCGCGCGCACAAAGGTCTCTTGCACCAGATCGTCCGCATCCGCCGCATTGCCGGTCAGCCGGTAACACAAGCCCCACAAAAAGCGTTCGTGCGTTTGAAAGAGTTCATCCCAAGTTGAAGTCGAAACTGCGCTCATAACTTATTCTGATTGCCATTCAATCAAGAAGGTAAAACGAGATTACGGAACAGACGGAAATAACGGAACAAACAGAGCCAGCTTGGTTGGTAATATCTTTTCAGTCTGTTCCGTTATTTCCGTCTGTTCCGTAATCTCTCTCTTTCATTCGCTACTCATTCTTTATGCTGCCAACGCGGCAAGGGCGTGCCATTGCATAATCAATTCCGCTGCGCGTTTGCCGCTCGCCACGCTGGCGTCGGCCAACATCCCTTCGTCACCAACCCAATCGCCTGCCAGGAAGACGCCGCGTATGCCTGAAGCATCAGCCTTGGGCCGTCCGGCATAACCGCCTTGCGCGGCAGTGACCAACGCGTTCGCCGCCGTCATGCTCGGCAAAAAGCGGCGCTCTGCCAAGACGGCGCGCCAGCCCGGTTGCAATAGATCAAGCGCGCCTTCCAACTCACGCTCAAGCGCCTGTGCATTCGCCGAGTCATTACCCAGATACATCGCCACGTGAATCAGCGCGCTATCTGCCGGAGCCAAGCGCGCCGTCGCCGAATGCACCGAAAAGTAAAGCGGACGATCAATGCCCAGGGCAAACAGCGCGCGTGGGTCAGGTAAGTGCTGTAAGGCAACATCCAGACACGCCAGCTTGGAGGGAGTCGGTGTCCAGGCCCAAGCGCGTTGTGCGCCATCTGCCAACAACGCCCCCGCTTCTGCCGGACTCGTGGCGAGAATCGCCGCTGCCACAGGCAGGCGCTGGCCATCGGCCAACCGTATGGCTTGCACCACGCCGTTATGTTCAACCTGCGTTACACGCGCGCCCGTGACGAAGCGAGCGCCCGCTTGTTCAGCCGCTGCCCGCAACTTATCTACCAACGTCTGCCAACCGCCGTCCAGATAGAGCACGCCACCCGCCAGCGCCAATTGCAATTGTGAGATGGCCGCGCCCGCGCTCAGCCGCTCGGCATCGTTTGCGTAGGTGCTCAAGCGCAAAAACGCTGCGGCCACGGCGCGCGTTTGGGGCTGCTGCAAGGTTTCGTCGAGCCAGGTGCGCACGCTCACGCCTTGCAACGCTTGCGCATTGAGCTTGCCAATCGAACCGAACAGCTTGGCCGTTTCCAGCTTGGCAGGCAGATTCAACAATCCCGTCGTCAGCATCGAAGTAAAGCCCATCGGCAAGGTCTGCCTGGTTCCGCCCTCCAACGCATAGCCGCCTGACAACGCAGGCACACGCCCGCTGAATTCAATCTCTAACTCGCGCAGGATGCGCGCCGCCGCACCTTTGGCGTAAAGCGCGTGCGGGCCGAGATTGAATTGAAAGCCGCCGCGCGTTTCGGTCATGGCGCGGCCGCCCAGATGGCGTGACTTTTCAAACACGGTGACGGGCGTGCCCGCGCGCGCCAGCCAGACTGCGGCTGTCAATCCGGCCAACCCGCCGCCGATGATTGCTACTGGTTTTGATTGGGTCATTGTGTCCTCCCTCGTTCTCACAAAAGTTTCTGTTCCTGTCCACATCACGTTTCAGCCTTGCGAAAGGTGACAACCCGTCACAACTTTTTTCCGCCTTGCGCCCCCGCGAACGATCACAGAAGATATTCGCCAATGTTGCAGCACACCGTCGAATTCATTCACACGCAACCGCAACTCGCCGCCTTGGCCGAACGCGCCGCCCAAGCCCGCGCAGTGGCCCTGGACATCGAGACGATCAACTGGTGGGATCGCGCGGCTGAAAAAGTCGCGCTCGTGCAACTGGCCTTTCGCGAAGCCGAGCACACGCACGTCGCTATCATTGATACCCTGGCCAACCTGGAACTGGAACCGTTGCGCCATCCGCTGGAACTGAGCAGCTCAACCAAAGCCATTCACAACGCCAGTTTCGATGCCTCACGATTGTTGCGCCATTACCGCATCACGACTTCGCCGATTCACGACACGATGCTGGCGGCGCGGCGCAGCGGCGATAAGAAATGCTCATTGAAGGCACAGGCTGAAACCCATTTGGGCTTGGCGCTGGATAAAACCGAACAGCGCGGCGATTGGGGCCGCCGCCCATTGAGCGCCGAACAACTGCATTACGCTTCGCTGGATGCTGCCTGCACGTTGTTGCTTTACGAACAGCAGTGCGAACGCGGCTTGCGCGGCGA from Acidobacteriota bacterium includes the following:
- a CDS encoding sigma-70 family RNA polymerase sigma factor, encoding MSAVSTSTWDELFQTHERFLWGLCYRLTGNAADADDLVQETFVRALKHPPARTDEPWRPWLVRVAVNLGRDLLRHRRRQPYEGAWLPAPIETGHESAPPAFEPADAAGNPAARYDMLESVSFAFLLALEALTPLQRAVLLLRDVFDYSLRETAAALGVSEANVKTTHLRARRAMRAYEQARCVPTRSLQQQAGQALERFLQCLRSNDVSGIETLLVDDVCGLSDGGGEFHAARKPIAGRDKVLLFYRTVVKQAGTNWRVEMRFLNGLPALVTEALVPQAGYAPRTAMLLGLDAERRINRVYSILATRKLKAVRGIEA
- a CDS encoding NAD(P)/FAD-dependent oxidoreductase, with the protein product MTQSKPVAIIGGGLAGLTAAVWLARAGTPVTVFEKSRHLGGRAMTETRGGFQFNLGPHALYAKGAAARILRELEIEFSGRVPALSGGYALEGGTRQTLPMGFTSMLTTGLLNLPAKLETAKLFGSIGKLNAQALQGVSVRTWLDETLQQPQTRAVAAAFLRLSTYANDAERLSAGAAISQLQLALAGGVLYLDGGWQTLVDKLRAAAEQAGARFVTGARVTQVEHNGVVQAIRLADGQRLPVAAAILATSPAEAGALLADGAQRAWAWTPTPSKLACLDVALQHLPDPRALFALGIDRPLYFSVHSATARLAPADSALIHVAMYLGNDSANAQALERELEGALDLLQPGWRAVLAERRFLPSMTAANALVTAAQGGYAGRPKADASGIRGVFLAGDWVGDEGMLADASVASGKRAAELIMQWHALAALAA